The following proteins are encoded in a genomic region of Synechococcus sp. ROS8604:
- a CDS encoding YlxR family protein, whose amino-acid sequence MNDSRPVLRRCVACRQLLDRSLLLRVIRDHQDGVLFDQGMGRSAYLCPTEACFEEARRRKRLQKSLRCQVSDDLLTALQERLTEPRVAAAEAR is encoded by the coding sequence GTGAACGATTCGCGCCCCGTCCTCCGTCGCTGTGTCGCTTGCCGACAGCTTCTTGATCGAAGCCTGCTTTTGCGAGTGATTCGTGACCATCAGGATGGGGTCCTCTTCGATCAGGGGATGGGCCGATCGGCCTACCTCTGCCCGACTGAGGCCTGTTTTGAAGAGGCACGCCGCCGCAAAAGGCTTCAGAAATCCCTGCGTTGCCAGGTTTCTGACGACTTACTGACGGCGCTGCAAGAGCGGCTCACCGAACCTCGTGTAGCAGCCGCTGAGGCAAGATGA